A window of candidate division WOR-3 bacterium contains these coding sequences:
- a CDS encoding T9SS type A sorting domain-containing protein — protein GTPTSCRIYLGARTYTVIEETTISPFAIRNPKLEVYPNPFKNHCIIKFQIPNNFAIRNSQSEMSFPQSPIRNPKSEILSSLAIYDVSGRLVKSFNLVSSLQHQVSSIIWDGCDNYGCRMPAGIYFVKLDTGDYALAEKMLLVR, from the coding sequence ACGGAACTCCCACTTCCTGCCGGATTTATCTCGGTGCACGGACATATACCGTAATCGAGGAAACCACAATTTCGCCATTCGCAATCCGCAATCCGAAATTAGAGGTTTATCCCAATCCGTTCAAAAATCATTGCATAATTAAATTCCAAATCCCAAACAATTTCGCAATCCGCAATTCGCAATCCGAAATGTCTTTTCCCCAATCCCCAATCCGCAATCCGAAATCCGAAATTTTATCAAGCCTTGCGATTTATGATGTTTCAGGTCGGTTAGTAAAATCCTTTAATTTAGTATCCAGTCTCCAGCATCAAGTATCCAGCATCATCTGGGATGGCTGTGATAATTATGGATGCAGGATGCCGGCGGGTATCTATTTTGTGAAATTAGACACAGGTGATTACGCCTTAGCAGAAAAAATGCTATTGGTGAGATAA